A genomic stretch from Apis cerana isolate GH-2021 linkage group LG9, AcerK_1.0, whole genome shotgun sequence includes:
- the LOC107995975 gene encoding homeobox protein rough-like — protein MSTKAEGPSSPRQFFARIYGHLEAKKVDGTEKNDENRTEPKSSFELSSNILLYNRNTLDADNSCNSSNDEVIQVTGIKEKSSERGGKQNTNETNTLMNEKEKNSNFFNLRLPLFHELHQSRPANHPVFLSQVTYPSALPPHFHNLPYFPTSEHHLQGFSAFLARKRRKEGRPRRQRTTFSGEQTLRLEVEYRRGEYISRGRRFELATSLHLTETQIKIWFQNRRAKDKRIEKAQLDQYYRNFAISNGMINLPIYGRNGFCEFCFYKKTFGSTNSHSCASMNSVTGTFTKQQCNKDENDIDNTSNILFSA, from the exons ATGTCGACGAAAGCAGAAGGACCATCATCTCCACGACAATTTTTTGCCCGAATTTATGGACATCTTGAAGCGAAAAAAGTTGATGGTACCGAGAAAAATGATGAGAACAGGACTGAACCGAAATCAAGTTTTGAACTTTCCtcgaatattcttctttaCAACAGAAATACGTTAGATGCGGATAATTCGTGCAATTCTTCGAACGATGAAGTTATACAA GTAACAGgtataaaagaaaagtctTCAGAACGGGGCGGAAAACAGAATACCAATGAAACAAATACTTTAatgaacgagaaagaaaagaactcgaatttttttaatttaagattgcCATTATTTCACGAACTCCATCAATCTAGACCAGCCAATCATCCTGTATTCTTATCTCAAGTTACATATCCGTCTGCGCTTCCACcacattttcataatttaccaTATTTTCCAACTTCGGAACATCATTTGCAAGGATTTTCGGCTTTCT TAGCtcgcaaaagaagaaaagaaggaagaccACGAAGGCAAAGAACAACTTTCAGTGGTGAACAAACATTAAGATTGGAAGTTGAATATCGTAGAGGAGAATATATTTCTAGAGGACGAAGATTTGAACTTGCCACATCTTTACACCTTACAGAAACCCAGATTAAAATTTGGTTTCAAAATCGGCGCGCCAAAGACAAAAGAATAGAGAAGGCACAACTTGATCAATATTATCG gAATTTTGCCATTTCTAATGGAATGATAAATTTGCCAATTTATGGTAGAAACGGATTCtgtgaattttgtttttataaaaagacatTTGGATCTACAAATAGTCATTCATGTGCTTCAATGAATTCTGTTACCGGAACTTTTACAAAACAACAATgtaataaagatgaaaatgatatagataatacatcaaatatactattttctgCTTGA